Proteins encoded by one window of Vidua chalybeata isolate OUT-0048 chromosome 10, bVidCha1 merged haplotype, whole genome shotgun sequence:
- the ECE2 gene encoding endothelin-converting enzyme 2 isoform X1 — protein MARMNVALQELGHAMPNYKRATLQDEEGPEPAGDGSASPDSVEVGFRKGPGTLLSRLASRSQLELVLCAIAISLALLLSVAIVTLAIQYRRDPSHSTCLTDACVRVASKILEALDTEMDPCQDFYQYSCGGWIKRNPLPNGRSKWSTFNSIWDQNQAIMKHLLENATFNSSSEAERKTQRYYLSCLKEQRIEELGSQPLMELIDKIGGWNITGSWNQTSFMEVLKSVSGTYRATPFFTVYVGADSKSSNSNIIQVDQSGLFLPSRDYYLNKTANERVLAAYLDYMVELGTLLGGTPEPTRLQMQQVLDFETQLANITVPQAERRDDEKIYHKMSIAELQLLAPAIDWLDYLSYALAPLELADTEPVVVYGDTYLQQVSDLINDTDRSILNNYLIWNLVQKTASSLDQRFETAQERLLETLYGTRKSCTPRWQTCISNTDDTLGFALGSLFVKATFDRDSKAIAEEMISEIRAAFEVSLDQLDWMDEKTRQAAKEKADAIYDMIGFPDFILDNKELDDVYDGYEVSEDSFFQNMLNFYNFSAKVMADQLRKPPNRDQWSMTPQTVNAYYLPTKNGIVFPAGILQAPFYARNHPKALNFGGIGVVMGHELTHAFDDQGREYDKEGNLRPWWQNSSLEAFKNRTACMTEQYGRYTVHSEKVNGRQTLGENIADNGGLKAAYNAYKSWLQKNGEEKRLPALGLTNHQLFFVGFAQVWCSVRTPESSHEGLVTDPHSPDKYRVIGTLSNSRDFVEHFGCPLGSPMNPGKHCEVW, from the exons ATGGCCAGGATGAACGTGGCCCTACAGGAGCTTGGACACGCC ATGCCCAACTACAAGCGTGCCACGTTGCAGGACGAGGAGGGGCCGGAGCCAGCGGGGGATGGCAGCGCCTCTCCTGACAGCGTGGAG gtggGGTTCCGGAAGGGGCCGGGGACGCTGCTGAGCCGCCTGGCCTCGCgcagccagctggagctggtgctcTGCGCCATCGCCatctccctggccctgctgctcagCGTCGCCATCGTCACTCTGGCCATTCAGTACCGCAGAG ATCCCTCTCACAGCACGTGCCTGACGGATGCCTGTGTCCGGGTGGCCAGCAAGATCCTGGAGGCCCTGGATACAGAGATGGACCCATGCCAGGACTTCTACCAGTACTCATGCGGGGGCTGGATTAAGAGGAACCCGCTGCCCAACGGGCGCTCCAAGTGGAGCACCTTCAACAGCATCTGGGACCAGAATCAGGCCATCATGAAGCATCTCCTAG AAAACGCCACCTTCAACTCCAGCAGCGAGGCAGAGCGGAAGACACAGCGGTACTACCTGTCCTGCCTCAAGGAGCAGAGGATAGAGGAGCTGGGCTCCCAGCCCCTTATGGAGCTCATCGACAAG ATTGGGGGATGGAACATCACCGGCTCCTGGAACCAAACCAGCTTCATGGAGGTACTCAAGAGTGTGTCAGGCACATACCGGGCGACCCCCTTCTTCACGGTGTACGTGGGTGCAGACTCCAAAAGCTCCAACAGCAACATCATCCAG GTGGACCAGTCGGGGCTTTTCCTCCCATCCCGGGATTACTATCTGAACAAGACTGCCAACGAGAGG GTTCTGGCAGCGTACCTGGACTACATGGTGGAGCTGGGCACACTCCTGGGGGGCACCCCGGAGCCCACCCGCCTCCAGATGCAGCAGGTGCTGGACTTTGAAACCCAGCTGGCCAACATCACCGTGCCCCAGGCTGAGCGGCGGGATGATGAGAAGATCTACCACAAGATGAGCATCGCTGAGCTGCAG ctgctggcccCTGCCATTGACTGGCTGGATTACCTTTCCTATGCCCTGGCCCCACTGGAGCTGGCGGACACGGAGCCTGTGGTGGTGTATGGGGACACCTACCTTCAGCAGGTCTCTGACCTCATCAATGACACTGACAGGAG CATCCTGAATAACTACCTGATCTGGAACCTGGTGCAGAAGACGGCCTCCAGCCTGGACCAGCGCTTCGAGACAgcccaggagaggctgctggAGACACTCTATGGCACCAGGAAG TCCTGCACGCCCCGCTGGCAAACCTGCATCTCCAACACGGATGACACACTGGGCTTTGCGCTGGGCTCCCTCTTTGTCAAGGCCACCTTTGACCGGGACAGCAAGGCCATC gctgagGAGATGATCAGCGAGATCCGTGCAGCCTTCGAGGTATCCCTGGACCAGCTGGACTGGATGGATGAGAAGACCAGGCAGGCTGCAAAGGAGAAG GCGGATGCCATCTACGACATGATTGGCTTCCCTGACTTCATTCTGGACAACAAGGAGCTGGATGATGTCTATGATGGG TACGAGGTCTCTGAGGACTCCTTCTTCCAAAATATGCTCAACTTCTACAACTTCTCTGCCAAAGTGATGGCCGACCAACTCCGGAAACCTCCCAACCGCGACCA gtGGAGCATGACCCCACAGACTGTCAATGCCTATTACCTGCCCACCAAGAACGGGATCGTCTTTCCTGCTGGCATCCTCCAGGCTCCCTTCTACGCCCGCAACCACCCCAA AGCCCTTAATTTTGGTGGCATCGGCGTGGTGATGGGGCACGAGCTGACCCACGCATTTGATGACCAAG GACGAGAGTATGACAAAGAGGGAAACCTGCGGCCATGGTGGCAGAACTCCTCCCTGGAGGCCTTCAAGAACCGGACGGCGTGCATGACGGAGCAGTACGGCCGCTACACCGTCCACAGCGAGAAGGTCAACGGGCGGCAGACACTGGGCGAGAACATCGCCGACAACGGCGGGCTCAAGGCAGCCTACAAC GCGTACAAGTCCTGGCTGCAGAAGAACGGGGAGGAGAAGcgcctgccagccctggggctcaCCAACCACCAGCTCTTCTTCGTGGGCTTTGCGCAG
- the ECE2 gene encoding endothelin-converting enzyme 2 isoform X3 — MARMNVALQELGHAMPNYKRATLQDEEGPEPAGDGSASPDSVEVGFRKGPGTLLSRLASRSQLELVLCAIAISLALLLSVAIVTLAIQYRRDPSHSTCLTDACVRVASKILEALDTEMDPCQDFYQYSCGGWIKRNPLPNGRSKWSTFNSIWDQNQAIMKHLLENATFNSSSEAERKTQRYYLSCLKEQRIEELGSQPLMELIDKIGGWNITGSWNQTSFMEVLKSVSGTYRATPFFTVYVGADSKSSNSNIIQVDQSGLFLPSRDYYLNKTANERVLAAYLDYMVELGTLLGGTPEPTRLQMQQVLDFETQLANITVPQAERRDDEKIYHKMSIAELQLLAPAIDWLDYLSYALAPLELADTEPVVVYGDTYLQQVSDLINDTDRSILNNYLIWNLVQKTASSLDQRFETAQERLLETLYGTRKSCTPRWQTCISNTDDTLGFALGSLFVKATFDRDSKAIAEEMISEIRAAFEVSLDQLDWMDEKTRQAAKEKADAIYDMIGFPDFILDNKELDDVYDGYEVSEDSFFQNMLNFYNFSAKVMADQLRKPPNRDQWSMTPQTVNAYYLPTKNGIVFPAGILQAPFYARNHPKALNFGGIGVVMGHELTHAFDDQGGTCRYLPPASLCSFRFICLDESMTKRETCGHGGRTPPWRPSRTGRRA, encoded by the exons ATGGCCAGGATGAACGTGGCCCTACAGGAGCTTGGACACGCC ATGCCCAACTACAAGCGTGCCACGTTGCAGGACGAGGAGGGGCCGGAGCCAGCGGGGGATGGCAGCGCCTCTCCTGACAGCGTGGAG gtggGGTTCCGGAAGGGGCCGGGGACGCTGCTGAGCCGCCTGGCCTCGCgcagccagctggagctggtgctcTGCGCCATCGCCatctccctggccctgctgctcagCGTCGCCATCGTCACTCTGGCCATTCAGTACCGCAGAG ATCCCTCTCACAGCACGTGCCTGACGGATGCCTGTGTCCGGGTGGCCAGCAAGATCCTGGAGGCCCTGGATACAGAGATGGACCCATGCCAGGACTTCTACCAGTACTCATGCGGGGGCTGGATTAAGAGGAACCCGCTGCCCAACGGGCGCTCCAAGTGGAGCACCTTCAACAGCATCTGGGACCAGAATCAGGCCATCATGAAGCATCTCCTAG AAAACGCCACCTTCAACTCCAGCAGCGAGGCAGAGCGGAAGACACAGCGGTACTACCTGTCCTGCCTCAAGGAGCAGAGGATAGAGGAGCTGGGCTCCCAGCCCCTTATGGAGCTCATCGACAAG ATTGGGGGATGGAACATCACCGGCTCCTGGAACCAAACCAGCTTCATGGAGGTACTCAAGAGTGTGTCAGGCACATACCGGGCGACCCCCTTCTTCACGGTGTACGTGGGTGCAGACTCCAAAAGCTCCAACAGCAACATCATCCAG GTGGACCAGTCGGGGCTTTTCCTCCCATCCCGGGATTACTATCTGAACAAGACTGCCAACGAGAGG GTTCTGGCAGCGTACCTGGACTACATGGTGGAGCTGGGCACACTCCTGGGGGGCACCCCGGAGCCCACCCGCCTCCAGATGCAGCAGGTGCTGGACTTTGAAACCCAGCTGGCCAACATCACCGTGCCCCAGGCTGAGCGGCGGGATGATGAGAAGATCTACCACAAGATGAGCATCGCTGAGCTGCAG ctgctggcccCTGCCATTGACTGGCTGGATTACCTTTCCTATGCCCTGGCCCCACTGGAGCTGGCGGACACGGAGCCTGTGGTGGTGTATGGGGACACCTACCTTCAGCAGGTCTCTGACCTCATCAATGACACTGACAGGAG CATCCTGAATAACTACCTGATCTGGAACCTGGTGCAGAAGACGGCCTCCAGCCTGGACCAGCGCTTCGAGACAgcccaggagaggctgctggAGACACTCTATGGCACCAGGAAG TCCTGCACGCCCCGCTGGCAAACCTGCATCTCCAACACGGATGACACACTGGGCTTTGCGCTGGGCTCCCTCTTTGTCAAGGCCACCTTTGACCGGGACAGCAAGGCCATC gctgagGAGATGATCAGCGAGATCCGTGCAGCCTTCGAGGTATCCCTGGACCAGCTGGACTGGATGGATGAGAAGACCAGGCAGGCTGCAAAGGAGAAG GCGGATGCCATCTACGACATGATTGGCTTCCCTGACTTCATTCTGGACAACAAGGAGCTGGATGATGTCTATGATGGG TACGAGGTCTCTGAGGACTCCTTCTTCCAAAATATGCTCAACTTCTACAACTTCTCTGCCAAAGTGATGGCCGACCAACTCCGGAAACCTCCCAACCGCGACCA gtGGAGCATGACCCCACAGACTGTCAATGCCTATTACCTGCCCACCAAGAACGGGATCGTCTTTCCTGCTGGCATCCTCCAGGCTCCCTTCTACGCCCGCAACCACCCCAA AGCCCTTAATTTTGGTGGCATCGGCGTGGTGATGGGGCACGAGCTGACCCACGCATTTGATGACCAAG GTGGCACCTGCCGATACCTTCCCCCGGCTTCTCTGTGCAGCTTTCGCTTCATCTGCTTG GACGAGAGTATGACAAAGAGGGAAACCTGCGGCCATGGTGGCAGAACTCCTCCCTGGAGGCCTTCAAGAACCGGACGGCGTGCATGA
- the ECE2 gene encoding endothelin-converting enzyme 2 isoform X2: protein MARMNVALQELGHAMPNYKRATLQDEEGPEPAGDGSASPDSVEVGFRKGPGTLLSRLASRSQLELVLCAIAISLALLLSVAIVTLAIQYRRDPSHSTCLTDACVRVASKILEALDTEMDPCQDFYQYSCGGWIKRNPLPNGRSKWSTFNSIWDQNQAIMKHLLENATFNSSSEAERKTQRYYLSCLKEQRIEELGSQPLMELIDKIGGWNITGSWNQTSFMEVLKSVSGTYRATPFFTVYVGADSKSSNSNIIQVDQSGLFLPSRDYYLNKTANERVLAAYLDYMVELGTLLGGTPEPTRLQMQQVLDFETQLANITVPQAERRDDEKIYHKMSIAELQLLAPAIDWLDYLSYALAPLELADTEPVVVYGDTYLQQVSDLINDTDRSILNNYLIWNLVQKTASSLDQRFETAQERLLETLYGTRKSCTPRWQTCISNTDDTLGFALGSLFVKATFDRDSKAIAEEMISEIRAAFEVSLDQLDWMDEKTRQAAKEKADAIYDMIGFPDFILDNKELDDVYDGYEVSEDSFFQNMLNFYNFSAKVMADQLRKPPNRDQALNFGGIGVVMGHELTHAFDDQGREYDKEGNLRPWWQNSSLEAFKNRTACMTEQYGRYTVHSEKVNGRQTLGENIADNGGLKAAYNAYKSWLQKNGEEKRLPALGLTNHQLFFVGFAQVWCSVRTPESSHEGLVTDPHSPDKYRVIGTLSNSRDFVEHFGCPLGSPMNPGKHCEVW from the exons ATGGCCAGGATGAACGTGGCCCTACAGGAGCTTGGACACGCC ATGCCCAACTACAAGCGTGCCACGTTGCAGGACGAGGAGGGGCCGGAGCCAGCGGGGGATGGCAGCGCCTCTCCTGACAGCGTGGAG gtggGGTTCCGGAAGGGGCCGGGGACGCTGCTGAGCCGCCTGGCCTCGCgcagccagctggagctggtgctcTGCGCCATCGCCatctccctggccctgctgctcagCGTCGCCATCGTCACTCTGGCCATTCAGTACCGCAGAG ATCCCTCTCACAGCACGTGCCTGACGGATGCCTGTGTCCGGGTGGCCAGCAAGATCCTGGAGGCCCTGGATACAGAGATGGACCCATGCCAGGACTTCTACCAGTACTCATGCGGGGGCTGGATTAAGAGGAACCCGCTGCCCAACGGGCGCTCCAAGTGGAGCACCTTCAACAGCATCTGGGACCAGAATCAGGCCATCATGAAGCATCTCCTAG AAAACGCCACCTTCAACTCCAGCAGCGAGGCAGAGCGGAAGACACAGCGGTACTACCTGTCCTGCCTCAAGGAGCAGAGGATAGAGGAGCTGGGCTCCCAGCCCCTTATGGAGCTCATCGACAAG ATTGGGGGATGGAACATCACCGGCTCCTGGAACCAAACCAGCTTCATGGAGGTACTCAAGAGTGTGTCAGGCACATACCGGGCGACCCCCTTCTTCACGGTGTACGTGGGTGCAGACTCCAAAAGCTCCAACAGCAACATCATCCAG GTGGACCAGTCGGGGCTTTTCCTCCCATCCCGGGATTACTATCTGAACAAGACTGCCAACGAGAGG GTTCTGGCAGCGTACCTGGACTACATGGTGGAGCTGGGCACACTCCTGGGGGGCACCCCGGAGCCCACCCGCCTCCAGATGCAGCAGGTGCTGGACTTTGAAACCCAGCTGGCCAACATCACCGTGCCCCAGGCTGAGCGGCGGGATGATGAGAAGATCTACCACAAGATGAGCATCGCTGAGCTGCAG ctgctggcccCTGCCATTGACTGGCTGGATTACCTTTCCTATGCCCTGGCCCCACTGGAGCTGGCGGACACGGAGCCTGTGGTGGTGTATGGGGACACCTACCTTCAGCAGGTCTCTGACCTCATCAATGACACTGACAGGAG CATCCTGAATAACTACCTGATCTGGAACCTGGTGCAGAAGACGGCCTCCAGCCTGGACCAGCGCTTCGAGACAgcccaggagaggctgctggAGACACTCTATGGCACCAGGAAG TCCTGCACGCCCCGCTGGCAAACCTGCATCTCCAACACGGATGACACACTGGGCTTTGCGCTGGGCTCCCTCTTTGTCAAGGCCACCTTTGACCGGGACAGCAAGGCCATC gctgagGAGATGATCAGCGAGATCCGTGCAGCCTTCGAGGTATCCCTGGACCAGCTGGACTGGATGGATGAGAAGACCAGGCAGGCTGCAAAGGAGAAG GCGGATGCCATCTACGACATGATTGGCTTCCCTGACTTCATTCTGGACAACAAGGAGCTGGATGATGTCTATGATGGG TACGAGGTCTCTGAGGACTCCTTCTTCCAAAATATGCTCAACTTCTACAACTTCTCTGCCAAAGTGATGGCCGACCAACTCCGGAAACCTCCCAACCGCGACCA AGCCCTTAATTTTGGTGGCATCGGCGTGGTGATGGGGCACGAGCTGACCCACGCATTTGATGACCAAG GACGAGAGTATGACAAAGAGGGAAACCTGCGGCCATGGTGGCAGAACTCCTCCCTGGAGGCCTTCAAGAACCGGACGGCGTGCATGACGGAGCAGTACGGCCGCTACACCGTCCACAGCGAGAAGGTCAACGGGCGGCAGACACTGGGCGAGAACATCGCCGACAACGGCGGGCTCAAGGCAGCCTACAAC GCGTACAAGTCCTGGCTGCAGAAGAACGGGGAGGAGAAGcgcctgccagccctggggctcaCCAACCACCAGCTCTTCTTCGTGGGCTTTGCGCAG
- the ECE2 gene encoding endothelin-converting enzyme 2 isoform X4, protein MARMNVALQELGHAMPNYKRATLQDEEGPEPAGDGSASPDSVEVGFRKGPGTLLSRLASRSQLELVLCAIAISLALLLSVAIVTLAIQYRRDPSHSTCLTDACVRVASKILEALDTEMDPCQDFYQYSCGGWIKRNPLPNGRSKWSTFNSIWDQNQAIMKHLLENATFNSSSEAERKTQRYYLSCLKEQRIEELGSQPLMELIDKIGGWNITGSWNQTSFMEVLKSVSGTYRATPFFTVYVGADSKSSNSNIIQVDQSGLFLPSRDYYLNKTANERVLAAYLDYMVELGTLLGGTPEPTRLQMQQVLDFETQLANITVPQAERRDDEKIYHKMSIAELQLLAPAIDWLDYLSYALAPLELADTEPVVVYGDTYLQQVSDLINDTDRSILNNYLIWNLVQKTASSLDQRFETAQERLLETLYGTRKSCTPRWQTCISNTDDTLGFALGSLFVKATFDRDSKAIAEEMISEIRAAFEVSLDQLDWMDEKTRQAAKEKADAIYDMIGFPDFILDNKELDDVYDGYEVSEDSFFQNMLNFYNFSAKVMADQLRKPPNRDQALNFGGIGVVMGHELTHAFDDQGGTCRYLPPASLCSFRFICLDESMTKRETCGHGGRTPPWRPSRTGRRA, encoded by the exons ATGGCCAGGATGAACGTGGCCCTACAGGAGCTTGGACACGCC ATGCCCAACTACAAGCGTGCCACGTTGCAGGACGAGGAGGGGCCGGAGCCAGCGGGGGATGGCAGCGCCTCTCCTGACAGCGTGGAG gtggGGTTCCGGAAGGGGCCGGGGACGCTGCTGAGCCGCCTGGCCTCGCgcagccagctggagctggtgctcTGCGCCATCGCCatctccctggccctgctgctcagCGTCGCCATCGTCACTCTGGCCATTCAGTACCGCAGAG ATCCCTCTCACAGCACGTGCCTGACGGATGCCTGTGTCCGGGTGGCCAGCAAGATCCTGGAGGCCCTGGATACAGAGATGGACCCATGCCAGGACTTCTACCAGTACTCATGCGGGGGCTGGATTAAGAGGAACCCGCTGCCCAACGGGCGCTCCAAGTGGAGCACCTTCAACAGCATCTGGGACCAGAATCAGGCCATCATGAAGCATCTCCTAG AAAACGCCACCTTCAACTCCAGCAGCGAGGCAGAGCGGAAGACACAGCGGTACTACCTGTCCTGCCTCAAGGAGCAGAGGATAGAGGAGCTGGGCTCCCAGCCCCTTATGGAGCTCATCGACAAG ATTGGGGGATGGAACATCACCGGCTCCTGGAACCAAACCAGCTTCATGGAGGTACTCAAGAGTGTGTCAGGCACATACCGGGCGACCCCCTTCTTCACGGTGTACGTGGGTGCAGACTCCAAAAGCTCCAACAGCAACATCATCCAG GTGGACCAGTCGGGGCTTTTCCTCCCATCCCGGGATTACTATCTGAACAAGACTGCCAACGAGAGG GTTCTGGCAGCGTACCTGGACTACATGGTGGAGCTGGGCACACTCCTGGGGGGCACCCCGGAGCCCACCCGCCTCCAGATGCAGCAGGTGCTGGACTTTGAAACCCAGCTGGCCAACATCACCGTGCCCCAGGCTGAGCGGCGGGATGATGAGAAGATCTACCACAAGATGAGCATCGCTGAGCTGCAG ctgctggcccCTGCCATTGACTGGCTGGATTACCTTTCCTATGCCCTGGCCCCACTGGAGCTGGCGGACACGGAGCCTGTGGTGGTGTATGGGGACACCTACCTTCAGCAGGTCTCTGACCTCATCAATGACACTGACAGGAG CATCCTGAATAACTACCTGATCTGGAACCTGGTGCAGAAGACGGCCTCCAGCCTGGACCAGCGCTTCGAGACAgcccaggagaggctgctggAGACACTCTATGGCACCAGGAAG TCCTGCACGCCCCGCTGGCAAACCTGCATCTCCAACACGGATGACACACTGGGCTTTGCGCTGGGCTCCCTCTTTGTCAAGGCCACCTTTGACCGGGACAGCAAGGCCATC gctgagGAGATGATCAGCGAGATCCGTGCAGCCTTCGAGGTATCCCTGGACCAGCTGGACTGGATGGATGAGAAGACCAGGCAGGCTGCAAAGGAGAAG GCGGATGCCATCTACGACATGATTGGCTTCCCTGACTTCATTCTGGACAACAAGGAGCTGGATGATGTCTATGATGGG TACGAGGTCTCTGAGGACTCCTTCTTCCAAAATATGCTCAACTTCTACAACTTCTCTGCCAAAGTGATGGCCGACCAACTCCGGAAACCTCCCAACCGCGACCA AGCCCTTAATTTTGGTGGCATCGGCGTGGTGATGGGGCACGAGCTGACCCACGCATTTGATGACCAAG GTGGCACCTGCCGATACCTTCCCCCGGCTTCTCTGTGCAGCTTTCGCTTCATCTGCTTG GACGAGAGTATGACAAAGAGGGAAACCTGCGGCCATGGTGGCAGAACTCCTCCCTGGAGGCCTTCAAGAACCGGACGGCGTGCATGA